Proteins found in one Methanospirillum hungatei JF-1 genomic segment:
- a CDS encoding PaaI family thioesterase: protein MEHISSFLDADPFSQELGIKLESVSKNTATLSLVISEKHLNTHGTVHGGVIYTLADAAFAVASNADGTPSVAINTSITYMKAVKSGKLIAKAHEFSKNHTLGSYIVEIHDHEGEKIAVFQGLSYRKRR from the coding sequence ATGGAACATATCTCTTCATTTCTTGATGCAGATCCCTTCTCACAGGAACTTGGAATAAAATTAGAGTCGGTCTCGAAAAATACTGCAACCCTTTCGCTCGTGATCTCTGAAAAGCACCTGAATACTCATGGCACCGTCCATGGCGGGGTTATTTATACCCTTGCTGATGCTGCATTTGCCGTTGCTAGCAATGCCGATGGTACCCCGTCTGTTGCTATCAACACCTCAATAACCTATATGAAAGCGGTAAAATCAGGGAAACTTATCGCAAAAGCCCATGAATTCTCCAAAAACCACACCCTTGGATCATACATCGTTGAGATCCATGATCATGAGGGTGAAAAGATAGCCGTTTTCCAGGGGCTTTCTTACCGGAAGAGACGATAA
- a CDS encoding PAS domain S-box protein, translating into MPDQCQTPPAASITVLLVDDESIVLDATKAYLTSGYGFLVDTACSGKEALACIAEKRYDAVILDYELEGMSGLELMQAIREQGYDGPIIIFTGRGREEVVIRAYDLGADGYVQKGGDIRSQFAELVHKTLTVIERRRAKDAHKKIVAEYQALYEHAPIAYFSLSPGGIITRCNKKAEILLGKGCRELTGSYFPDLFAGIPGEKERVLSLLMAACEHQEIEGEEFCILLPDGAQITVSVSVSVARDTTGTVSLIHAVLIDLTDQKARERHHAEQHRFLERLIETIPGPVFFKDKNGRYTGCNAAFESYIGLSKEKIIGTTVHDLWPAPLAVIYDAKDKELFENPGIQQYESQVAHADGSLHDVVFYKATIPDEKGEPDGIVGVILDITTRKQAERDLYDTHRLIESMIDGIPDMVGVQVPDLSIIRFNRAGYEMLGMREDEVIGRKCYELIGRSGPCEPCASRAALASKKIETAERYVPELSRYFACTATPVLDENGEVRLIIELVHDMTDQKYAENALRQANRQLRLLTEVTRHDILNNVNAMQLFLDLVKIKSDTAHIGEELDALDRLIARIQADIEFTRVYQDLGSHLPRWQRLADCVAECTIPDHIHFVIAGGEWQVYADPLLPKVFVNLVDNSLRHGGAVSRISIAAEEQEEGLLVVFEDDGVGIAPDEKELIFERGYGKNTGFGLFFIQEILGITHIRIKETGTAGQGVRFEMSVPKGMYKKDEPGQSGVGP; encoded by the coding sequence ATGCCAGACCAATGCCAAACCCCCCCGGCTGCATCCATCACCGTTCTGCTGGTTGACGATGAATCGATCGTTCTGGATGCCACGAAGGCATATCTTACTTCAGGTTATGGATTTTTGGTGGATACCGCATGTTCTGGAAAAGAGGCACTGGCCTGTATTGCAGAGAAGCGGTATGATGCCGTCATCCTTGATTATGAGCTGGAAGGGATGAGCGGTCTTGAACTTATGCAGGCAATCAGAGAACAGGGGTATGATGGACCGATCATCATCTTCACCGGGAGAGGCCGGGAAGAGGTGGTTATCAGAGCATATGACCTCGGGGCTGACGGCTATGTGCAGAAAGGGGGCGATATCAGGTCCCAGTTTGCTGAACTGGTGCACAAGACCCTGACCGTGATTGAGAGGAGACGGGCAAAGGATGCTCATAAAAAAATTGTGGCCGAATATCAGGCATTATATGAGCATGCTCCGATTGCCTACTTCTCCCTCTCCCCTGGCGGCATCATCACCCGATGCAATAAAAAGGCAGAGATCCTTCTTGGCAAGGGGTGCAGAGAACTTACCGGGTCGTATTTTCCAGACCTCTTTGCCGGTATACCAGGAGAGAAGGAGCGGGTATTGAGCCTGCTTATGGCAGCATGTGAGCATCAGGAGATTGAAGGTGAGGAGTTTTGTATTCTTCTGCCGGATGGGGCACAGATTACTGTCTCTGTCTCTGTATCCGTGGCCCGTGATACAACCGGCACCGTCTCTCTGATCCATGCGGTCCTGATCGATCTCACCGATCAGAAAGCACGAGAGCGCCACCATGCTGAACAACACCGGTTTTTAGAGCGGCTTATTGAGACAATACCCGGGCCTGTGTTCTTTAAGGATAAGAATGGCCGTTATACCGGGTGTAATGCTGCATTTGAGTCATATATCGGCCTTTCAAAAGAGAAGATCATCGGAACGACGGTGCATGATCTCTGGCCTGCCCCTCTTGCGGTCATCTATGATGCAAAGGACAAAGAACTCTTTGAGAATCCTGGGATTCAACAGTATGAGTCACAGGTTGCCCATGCTGACGGGAGCTTGCATGATGTCGTCTTCTATAAAGCCACCATCCCGGATGAGAAGGGAGAGCCGGATGGGATCGTCGGGGTGATCCTGGATATCACGACCCGAAAGCAGGCTGAGCGTGACCTGTATGATACACACCGCCTGATTGAGTCGATGATAGATGGGATACCAGATATGGTCGGGGTTCAGGTGCCGGATCTCTCCATCATCAGGTTCAACAGGGCCGGGTACGAGATGCTTGGGATGAGAGAGGATGAGGTTATCGGCAGGAAGTGCTATGAACTTATTGGGCGGTCTGGTCCCTGTGAGCCCTGTGCTTCGCGTGCAGCCCTGGCATCAAAGAAGATAGAGACGGCTGAGCGGTATGTTCCCGAGTTGTCTCGGTATTTTGCCTGCACGGCAACCCCCGTCCTGGATGAGAATGGAGAGGTACGGCTCATTATTGAGCTGGTCCATGATATGACCGATCAGAAGTATGCTGAAAATGCCCTGAGACAGGCAAACCGGCAGTTACGTCTCCTCACTGAAGTGACGAGGCATGATATCCTCAATAATGTCAATGCCATGCAGCTCTTTCTTGACCTGGTGAAGATAAAATCAGATACCGCCCATATCGGTGAAGAACTGGATGCACTCGATCGACTTATTGCCCGTATTCAGGCAGATATTGAGTTTACCAGGGTATATCAGGACCTCGGATCCCATCTGCCCCGGTGGCAGCGACTTGCAGATTGTGTTGCTGAGTGTACGATACCGGATCATATCCATTTTGTCATCGCAGGAGGTGAATGGCAGGTATATGCCGATCCGCTCCTTCCAAAGGTTTTTGTGAACCTGGTTGATAATTCACTGCGACATGGCGGAGCGGTCAGCAGAATTTCCATAGCAGCAGAAGAGCAGGAGGAGGGACTTCTTGTCGTCTTTGAGGATGACGGGGTCGGGATCGCACCTGACGAGAAGGAACTCATATTTGAGCGGGGATATGGGAAGAATACCGGATTCGGACTTTTTTTTATTCAGGAGATACTGGGTATTACGCATATTCGCATCAAAGAGACCGGTACGGCCGGGCAGGGAGTGAGGTTTGAGATGTCCGTGCCAAAGGGTATGTATAAAAAAGATGAACCCGGTCAGTCAGGGGTGGGGCCATGA
- a CDS encoding response regulator, which produces MISILYVDDEPDFVDLCRIYLEKQKDFTIDSSNLATDALKKVAGATYDIIISDYQMPGMNGIEFLKNVRNNYGDIPFILFTGRGREDVVIDALNNGADFYLQKGYDTAPLFAELVHMIYQAVDRKQAKNALQTSISQLCHAEEITGLGYWSFDLNTGKVTASEGAKKIYGLGDKEWTIAEVQTIPLPEYRSLLDESMNNLISGERPYHVEFQIKRPSDNKIIDIHSIAEYDQAKNQVFGTIQDITRVKEVERELRKKNEELTALHAKISKSEEELVTHIDMLTRQSAKIRDREEQIRLLSDNLPNGLVYQLLIKPDNTRSFQYISAGVEQIHQVSATSVLEDPNVLYNQIVDDDRLGLIDAENEAFRKRTSFSHEIRIRTPDGQIHWILLRSVPHVLSDESILWDGIEIDITDQKRAEEKLRMIHELFHQFMLHSPIYIFIKEVTQDTSRVLYASENFQDMVGIPGSRMGGHTMDELFPPDFAAKITADDWKVVSDGVVLKLRESLNDKHYITIKFPIIEQNRTLLAGYTIDITELHKTQEALHEANQKVRLLTGLTRHDIFNELSVIMGYHDLIAETEDLAEIREYVSKAKKTCEQIIATTSFTREYEDFGTAESRWQNIRRIIESAQDEVNTDDITIINDIPEDCEIYADPVIRKVFTTLLENAIRHGETITKIHCFCTKDENQLIITCQDDGVGVPDDEKRYIFGLRYGKHTGIGLFLAKEILSITGLSIRECGEPGKGARFEIIVPENEYRFLSESEKK; this is translated from the coding sequence ATGATATCCATCCTGTATGTCGATGATGAACCGGATTTTGTTGATCTGTGCAGGATATATCTGGAAAAACAGAAGGATTTTACCATTGACTCCAGTAATCTTGCAACAGATGCACTCAAAAAGGTAGCCGGTGCCACATATGATATTATCATCTCCGATTACCAGATGCCCGGAATGAACGGAATAGAATTCTTAAAAAATGTCCGAAATAATTACGGAGATATTCCGTTTATACTGTTTACCGGGAGGGGAAGAGAGGATGTGGTCATCGATGCTCTCAATAACGGGGCAGACTTTTACCTTCAGAAAGGATATGATACCGCACCACTTTTTGCTGAACTTGTCCACATGATTTATCAGGCGGTAGACAGAAAACAGGCAAAAAATGCATTACAGACAAGTATTTCTCAGCTGTGCCATGCCGAAGAGATTACCGGTCTTGGGTACTGGTCATTTGATCTGAATACAGGAAAAGTAACCGCTTCAGAAGGAGCAAAAAAGATTTACGGGCTTGGAGATAAGGAATGGACGATTGCTGAAGTTCAGACCATCCCACTTCCTGAGTACCGGTCACTCCTTGATGAATCTATGAACAACCTCATTTCAGGGGAGAGACCATATCATGTTGAATTCCAGATAAAACGCCCGTCTGATAACAAAATCATCGATATCCATTCAATTGCAGAGTATGATCAGGCGAAAAATCAGGTCTTTGGAACCATTCAGGATATCACCAGAGTGAAAGAGGTGGAGCGTGAACTTCGGAAGAAAAACGAAGAACTCACCGCCCTCCATGCAAAGATTTCAAAATCTGAGGAAGAACTGGTAACCCATATTGATATGCTGACCCGTCAGTCAGCGAAGATCCGGGATCGGGAGGAGCAGATCCGCCTCCTGAGCGATAATCTGCCAAACGGGCTTGTCTACCAGCTCCTCATAAAGCCGGATAATACACGGTCCTTTCAGTATATCAGCGCTGGAGTAGAACAGATTCATCAGGTATCAGCAACGAGTGTGCTCGAGGATCCGAACGTATTGTATAATCAGATTGTTGACGATGACCGTCTGGGCTTGATTGATGCTGAAAATGAAGCATTCAGGAAAAGGACATCCTTTTCTCATGAAATCCGAATACGCACCCCTGACGGACAGATTCACTGGATCCTGCTCAGGTCAGTCCCTCATGTTCTTTCGGACGAATCAATCCTCTGGGACGGTATTGAAATAGACATTACAGACCAGAAAAGAGCGGAAGAGAAACTTCGGATGATACATGAGCTCTTTCATCAGTTCATGCTTCATTCCCCGATTTACATCTTTATTAAGGAAGTTACTCAGGATACAAGCCGGGTGCTCTATGCCAGTGAGAATTTCCAGGATATGGTTGGAATTCCGGGATCCCGGATGGGGGGTCATACGATGGATGAACTCTTTCCTCCGGATTTTGCCGCAAAGATTACTGCAGATGACTGGAAAGTGGTGTCTGATGGAGTGGTTCTGAAATTAAGGGAGAGCTTGAATGATAAGCATTATATCACGATAAAATTCCCCATCATTGAACAGAACAGAACGCTCCTTGCCGGATACACGATAGACATTACCGAACTTCATAAGACGCAGGAAGCGTTGCATGAAGCAAATCAGAAGGTCCGTCTCCTCACCGGTCTTACCAGGCATGATATTTTCAATGAGTTGTCGGTCATCATGGGATATCATGATCTGATAGCAGAGACTGAAGACCTCGCAGAGATTCGGGAATATGTATCAAAAGCAAAGAAGACCTGTGAACAGATTATCGCCACCACCAGTTTTACCCGTGAGTATGAGGATTTTGGCACGGCTGAAAGCCGGTGGCAGAATATCCGGAGAATTATCGAATCCGCTCAAGATGAGGTAAATACGGATGACATTACCATTATCAATGACATCCCGGAGGATTGTGAGATTTATGCAGATCCGGTGATCAGAAAGGTCTTTACCACCCTTTTAGAGAATGCCATCCGTCATGGGGAAACGATAACGAAAATACACTGTTTCTGTACCAAAGATGAGAACCAGCTGATTATTACCTGCCAGGACGACGGGGTTGGGGTTCCCGACGATGAGAAAAGGTATATCTTCGGGTTAAGGTATGGGAAACATACCGGAATCGGGCTCTTTCTGGCAAAAGAGATCCTGTCGATCACCGGCCTTTCCATTCGTGAGTGCGGAGAGCCGGGGAAGGGAGCACGGTTCGAGATTATCGTTCCGGAAAATGAGTACCGTTTCCTCTCTGAGTCTGAGAAAAAATGA